A window of the Citrus sinensis cultivar Valencia sweet orange chromosome 9, DVS_A1.0, whole genome shotgun sequence genome harbors these coding sequences:
- the LOC102609092 gene encoding transcription factor bHLH35, whose amino-acid sequence MENLGEDYQQEYQNYWETKMFLQNEEFDTWPLDEAFSGYYDSSSPDGAASSAASKNIVSERNRRKKLNERLFALRSVVPNISKMDKASIIKDAIDYIQELHEQEKRIRDEIMELESGKSKKNFGFDFEQELPVLLRPKKKKIDRFFDSAGSRTAPVEILELRVKTMGEKILVVSVTCSKRTDTMVKLCEAFESLKLKIITANITAVAGRLLKTAFIEADEEEMDDLKIKIQTAIQALNDPSSPMSV is encoded by the exons ATGGAAAACCTCGGCGAAGACTACCAGCAAGAGTATCAAAATTACTGGGAAACCAAAATGTTCCTCcaaaatgaagaatttgaCAC ATGGCCATTGGACGAGGCGTTTTCGGGGTACTATGACTCGAGTTCTCCGGACGGGGCGGCGTCGTCGGCGGCGTCCAAGAATATTGTCTCGGAGAGGAATAGGAGAAAGAAGCTCAACGAAAGGCTGTTTGCTCTTAGATCAGTTGTCCCCAATATTAGCAAG ATGGATAAAGCATCAATAATCAAAGATGCTATCGATTACATACAAGAGCTGCACGAGCAAGAGAAGAGGATTCGAGATGAAATAATGGAACTCGAGTCTGGGAAATCGAAGAAGAATTTTGGGTTTGATTTCGAGCAGGAGCTGCCTGTTTTGTTGAGaccaaagaagaagaaaattgaCCGGTTCTTTGATTCGGCAGGATCAAGAACTGCTCCTGTTGAAATCCTTgaa CTTCGGGTAAAAACAATGGGAGAAAAGATATTGGTGGTGAGCGTAACTTGTAGCAAAAGAACAGATACAATGGTTAAATTGTGTGAGGCCTTTGAATCTTTAAAGCTAAAAATCATCACCGCAAATATCACCGCTGTTGCTGGCAGGCTTTTGAAGACAGCCTTTATTGAG GCTGATGAAGAGGAGATGGACGATTTGaagattaaaattcaaacagCAATTCAAGCTCTCAATGATCCATCAAGTCCCATGAGCGTCTAA